The genomic stretch TCTGACGCATATGCCACTACCACTTCCAGTGCTCCACCCGCTGAAACGTCCTCGAACGACCAAGCCCAGCTTTTCAGGGATCTCTTTACAGCGCCTACAGCAATCAAGCGTTTCCAAAGGCTTCTCACAAATGGAGGACAAACCCTGTTCACAGGTGATGCGTTGAGGAAGATGGTTGTCTTTCCATTCGAAAGTGGCGCTCCGTCAGCCAACAGCCCGAAAAATGGAGCTCTTGTTGCAGCCGTAAGTCAGCGCAAACTGCAAAGCTCCCAACTTCGACTAATGTACTTTCCAGAACATTGAGAGCTTTCCCATCCTCACCGATCTTGGTATCAGCACTACTGTTGGATTCCTCAGTCCCTGCAGCATCAACACACCTCACGTCCACCCCCGCGCCACTGAGTTCCTCACGCTAGTAGAAGGCAGCAATCTCGAATTCGGCTACGTTCTAGAAAACAACCTCGTCCAGCCCAACCAGAACCCCGAAATTTCCGGCTACCTAAACAAATTCCAGGGCACCGTCTTTCCCCAAGGTTCAATCCACTTTCAGTTCAACAACAACTGCGAAAATGCTGTTTTCGTCGCTACATTGAACTCCGAGGACCCAGGTACTAGCCAGGTCGCACAGAACTTCTTTGCTCTCAACAAGGATGTCGTCAACGCTACTCTCGGCTTTCCCAGCTCCATTAATGGTCTCAACATTGAGGAGTTCCGCAAGTACATCCCCGCCAACTTGGCTAGCGGTATGGACGCTTGCATGTCCAAGTGCAAGTCCAAGGACTCGCAGTACTAATCTGATGACAACATCATTGGGCGGAGATAAGTGATGGTATGAAGACATGGCATATTCGGTTCGGGACATAGCGACGGCGTTTCTTACATTCTCTGTGTGCTTGGTTCACTTTGATTACTGATTTGGTTCTTTGAACACTTTCGTTAGACTTTCTTGCTTCTGGTTTATACATTCGTTAGATGCGACAGAAAACACTGCTTTTTCGTCATTATTGTGTGCTATCTCACATCGTCTCACTCTCCACTACTATCAGTGATCATAGAGGACCGCACGATTACCTCCAGTGCATGTCTCCTCAGTTATGCCTACGCAAGTTACCTCCTGCACATCGTTGCCATGATGATGAAGGGACATGTCCCAGAGATGCATTTGGGAAGATGTAAGAGATGAACGCCCTGGTGGAGATAAAGTACCCAGTACATACAATTCATTATGCATGTACTTGATCAGAGCATTGGGCTGAATTGATGTGCAGGTAGAAGGAGGGTGTCACTAGCCACAAGGTGTGGCGCGGCAGGCACTGGACCCTGGCAATTGTTTTTGGTGACTGTTCCGGCCCCGCATTCGACACATTCAACTCGCGCGCCACATAAAAGGCTCGCAATCCCACTGGGCTTGAAACGGATATAACTCGCTATCCCTGCTTTTTCCCTTCATTTTGCGACTTCAGTTTACACCTGGTGTGTCTTTTGCGGCCAATTGATATTACATCTGGCCCTCTGTACCCCACCATGGCCGACACAACAGCGGACCCCGTCGCAATCCAGGAGGAAATCGCCGCGATTGAGAAGAGAGTTGAAGAGGCACAAACACAGCTCAAGGACGCGAAAGCAAGATTACGAAAAGCCCAAGATGCATCATTCGTCCAACCTGGCGCGAACATGTCGGCAGAGGAGAAGATGGCCCTGATCAAGGTCAACCTCGCCGAGGTCTTGAACCCAGAAATCATGGACGAGGCATTAAAAAAAAAGGGTCATTTGAAAGTCTACTGGGGAACTGCTACGACAGGACGGCCACACTGCGGTTACGTATGTAACTACAATTGGGATACACTCGCGTGCACCACTAATCGTGCTCTCATAGTTCGTACCTATTCTCAAGCTCGCACAGTTCCTCGCCGCAGGATGTCACGTCAAGATTCTGCTCGCTGATATTCACGGCTTTCTCGACAACCTGAAAGCGCCGATTGAGCTCGTCAAGTTCCGCGCCGAATACTACCGATTCACCATTACCGCACTCCTCAAGGCTGTCAAGGTTCCCATTGACAAGCTGGAGTTTGTGCTGGGTTCAAGCTACGAATTAAACGCCGACTACACCATGGATTTGCTGAGGTTGGCAAGTATAACAAGTGAGGCTGCCGCGAAGAAGGCAGGCGCGGAAGTCGTCAAGCAGACGGAGAACGCGCCTTTGAGTGGACTAATCTACCCGCTCATGCAAGCCCTCGACGAGCAGTACCTCGATGTAGACGTACAATTCGGTGGCGTGGATCAGCGCAAGATCTTCGCGCTCGCAAAGGATGTCCTACCTAAGATCGGCTACAAGGAGCGAGCACACTTGATGAACCCCATGGTTCCCGGTCTGCAAGGTGGAAAGATGAGCGCTTCCGACCCTGACTCCAAGATCGACGTACTAGACGATGCAGATATAGTCAAGCGCAAACTCAAGAAGGCCCAGGCAGCGCCCAAAGTCGTGGAAGAAAACGGTGTACTCAGCTTCGTCGAATACGTCCTCCTCCCCGCCGGCCATCTTATCCACGGCGAACCCAAATTCGTCGTCAAGCGCCGCGACGCCGAACCCCTCACCTACACCGACATCAAACAGATGCAAGAAGACTACCGAAACGACATCCTCACACCACAAGACCTCAAGCCCGCCGTCACAGAAGCACTCATTACCCTACTCGACCCCGTACAAAAGGAGTTCCAGGCGAACCCGGAGTGGAAGGAGATTGAGCAAAAGGCTTACCCCCCACCACCAGTTGTCAAGAAACAGAAGAAGGTCAAGGACAAGGGCACCTTCCACCCAAAGCGGAATGTAGAGGCGAAGCCTGATGGGCATGTAGAGGGCGAGGATAAAGCCATGGTGGATGTGGGGACAGAGGGCGGTGAGAAGGCGATTGAGAACTTGAGTTTggaagagaagaagtagATGAGTCGCATTGGTCAGAGATAGACCATGTTTCGCCTGAAGTAGACGAATTGTAGCAAGAAGATCATGTCTTGAAGCATTTCATGCATGGATGTTTTAAACAAACATGAATAAGAAACTGCCATTAAGTCATCGCTGACAGAGCCACCAGACAAGCACGTGCCATATTATTTCCAGTTGCTAACCCACTTATATGTTAATGCATATGCCAGGATCCCCGTCATTCACTCTCGCCTTAGAATAACGTCACTCTCGAAACACAGGTATCATCACAGGCACACAGTGAACAACAACACAACGATTGCTAATCAACAAGTTTTGATTACCAGCTAAAGATATCGTCGTAGACTAAAAATGCTTCACATGAAGCATGTACGTGAAAAACATAAACATGAAGAGGTATCGCGCGTGCCCAAGGAAATCCCTGCTTACGATTATCAACGCCAAGTAAAAAAAGTCCAACGCTGTTCCAGTTTGATCGAGTCCAGCCATGAGGATACTCGTTTCGaagtcgtcgtcgtcgtttGGCAACGAGTCTTTCTGGAGGACGACCTAGACCTTGGCTGGGGGTGGGCCAGGTGGTGGTGCATACTCTGGTTGGCCACCGTATGTCGGCTGCGGTTGCTGAAGCTCAACGCCATTCTGCTGACCGTAGTAGCCCTGATTTGCGCCACCGCCGTAGTAGTTGTTGTTCGGGGTAGCCGAGTAAGGCGGGGCGGGCTGGTGGTTGGGGTTGTAGTAAGGTTGAGCGTTCTGGTGGTTGTTGTAGGCGCCGGGGCGCGCAGCCCAGCCTGTGCCGTAGAAAGGCTGGCGGCCGGCCttgcgacgacgacgagcgGTCAGGCAGCTGTTGGTGAAGGTTAGACGATGCATCGCGAACGGATGCGCAGAGGTGACTTACGAGCAAAGAACGAAGAGGAGCAAGAAGCCGACTACGACAATGACGAGAACAACCCATCGAGCCCAGTTGTTCCATGTGGAGTTACGGCAGCGTTCATAGCCATTTCTGTC from Pyrenophora tritici-repentis strain M4 chromosome 1, whole genome shotgun sequence encodes the following:
- a CDS encoding TyrS, Tyrosyl-tRNA synthetase, with the protein product MADTTADPVAIQEEIAAIEKRVEEAQTQLKDAKARLRKAQDASFVQPGANMSAEEKMALIKVNLAEVLNPEIMDEALKKKGHLKVYWGTATTGRPHCGYFVPILKLAQFLAAGCHVKILLADIHGFLDNLKAPIELVKFRAEYYRFTITALLKAVKVPIDKLEFVLGSSYELNADYTMDLLRLASITSEAAAKKAGAEVVKQTENAPLSGLIYPLMQALDEQYLDVDVQFGGVDQRKIFALAKDVLPKIGYKERAHLMNPMVPGLQGGKMSASDPDSKIDVLDDADIVKRKLKKAQAAPKVVEENGVLSFVEYVLLPAGHLIHGEPKFVVKRRDAEPLTYTDIKQMQEDYRNDILTPQDLKPAVTEALITLLDPVQKEFQANPEWKEIEQKAYPPPPVVKKQKKVKDKGTFHPKRNVEAKPDGHVEGEDKAMVDVGTEGGEKAIENLSLEEKK
- a CDS encoding Cupin-1 domain containing protein, with the translated sequence MFTITNIVVAALALGTVQALPQAKASHSVSDAYATTTSSAPPAETSSNDQAQLFRDLFTAPTAIKRFQRLLTNGGQTLFTGDALRKMVVFPFESGAPSANSPKNGALVAANIESFPILTDLGISTTVGFLSPCSINTPHVHPRATEFLTLVEGSNLEFGYVLENNLVQPNQNPEISGYLNKFQGTVFPQGSIHFQFNNNCENAVFVATLNSEDPGTSQVAQNFFALNKDVVNATLGFPSSINGLNIEEFRKYIPANLASGMDACMSKCKSKDSQY
- a CDS encoding RCR multi-domain protein, whose product is MHLQARQYYGDYYDDDRCYIDRNGYERCRNSTWNNWARWVVLVIVVVGFLLLFVLCSCLTARRRRKAGRQPFYGTGWAARPGAYNNHQNAQPYYNPNHQPAPPYSATPNNNYYGGGANQGYYGQQNGVELQQPQPTYGGQPEYAPPPGPPPAKV